attaataataattaataataatacaatatataattattcaattaactattatatatcataaagaataaaaatgaaaaaattataaaatttataatttttaatacttgttttttaatatcattatataatgttttccaCGTGTACATGtctagatttaaataaaaaaaataataattaaaataaattattctcattcttattattccgtatataaatttaaatacatgttTTTTAACATGttacatattcaaaattatagtttttactTGAAAGTATGACAAAACATATGAGAAAGAAtgtgataaaacaaaaatattataaaacattataaatgcATTGCTAAGATTTAAAGAAGATACATTTATTTGTTACAAATGGTTTTGtatgtaacaatatatattatatcacattATCAATTGTACAGCATATGATCGCATGATGTATAAATCAGTAgtaatatttccatataagcgaaattaattgtaaatttaatattaaacaatgttaattaaattattatatatgtatggcaacctataataaaaatcaaaatataattaataaatagtcgTTTTACatgatttgtttaatataatttttcatttcaatttttgattacaattgtaaatttactttaatttattattattatgaatatttctaaaatataatatacatcatACTGAAAATcatttgtcaattttattttttaatgatactgtcaagaaaatgttttacataaatatacatttatataaatttgtaattagtGCAAAAATAATccatctatattattatttaataaatataataaaaatgaatttattaaaattatatttaaaaattatatgtaaaaattcaactataatattatattattaaattaaaaaatttatcaattatctttgattatttcttaattaagattagatttatttaaattccacttttaaaatttttttaataaaatggaagacaaagaagaataaaaaataattaaaaaaatagaaatttatatgttatcaggaagaattttaaaaaaatgaaaaacaataaataaaaattagatcaatttactatattatattattaaaaaataataaaaaataatataatatagttttatgtGCGGAGTtccatattcatttataatttattcatttgtacaaatatactatatattttcaaagagcatagaaaattaagataacaaaattagttaaaaaatttgaatacttATAGTTAcagatattttcatattgaaaaaaatgttaatattaatactaaagattatttattctattagaGATCTTTCattgaaacttttattaaaaatgtcatatatatgtatatacatataatatttatgtatatatattaatatatatatatgattaagttgatatctttttgtatttctatgtaataagtaatatttgaaTCTCACTTataatcaattgaaaatatgcatgcagcaaataatattaacatttttatataaattttgaagtaattcttattgtttatcattttatttgttaaataaagaaaaattttatatttttcttcctttataaatgtagcaaaaaaatatttaatttcgaaatatgtatattaaaaaaatgtacataaattaaatatgtatagacataaattttaaaaaacataatataattaattttttatttttattcatttcctgAGTGTTTTGCATGTTtccaagattttaaattatctaaaacttGAATTAATAAGGGATTTCCACCTAAACGTGCAATTTCATCTCTTGCTTTCTTATCCAATTCTTCTAATAAAGTTCTTGTATAAGTAAAAGATCCAAATTTTTCTAGCAATTTAACACAATACCGTTTTACCTCAATATCCTTTGTTCGTTGCCTAAGAATATCTTTATCAATAATAgctaagaatataatatataagaatatttaaaaaattagattatttagaattaatgaaaagGATACTTATTATCTGTCTATCTTCTGGATGGCTTCGTATAGCATGTATAATAGGAAAACTATATTTTCCTTCAGAAAGATCCTCACAGTAGCCTTTATTATCAAcatactataaaaatttttggtatactataacttttattttgtcATTAAATCTGAAAGCTTACCTCTTCTGaagataaattacaataatcatCACGAATTTGAAAGTAAAGTCCTAAAATACTAGTTAAAGGTACAAAATCTTCTTTACATTcagaaaataattgcattaatcTTACAGCCAGATTAAAAAGACCACCTGtttctataagaaaaaatttaaaaaatttaataataaaatattagcaaatataaaatcacttgaaaatattatcaatttaaaatttactttgaaTTGTCATCTGTTTATAAGCTGCTTCAGTaggacaaatataattatctctcCAATAAATTTCCATACCCTGACCTCTATGAAGTTCTAGTAActgttctaaatatatttgtataccctaatattaattttaatattaaaatcaaaatttataaaaaaaaataaaaatttttacatagaaCATTTACCTCTACATGATTTAAAGCAAGTACTTTTTCCAAAGCAATAAATATGGCATAATTTGCAGCATTCATTGTAGATGCTACACCGTAAATATTATGAGCTACAGGAATACCTCTTCTTAAAACTGAATTATCTTGAATATCATCaattctgtaaaaattataataatcaataattatgtgattctataaatatatacaattgtttttaatgcTGTAAATGTAtccaatatattcaaaatatttgaaaaaaaaaaatgatagtttgaaaagttaaaataaataagatttgtgAACTCACAAGAGGCTGGCATTATGaagtaattgtataatatctcCAATATCACGAAGTTtatctgattttatttttaaccagTAATTGAAAGCATGTGCTAATGTAGCTCTAATTTGTTTTCCAGGAACTTGAAGAATGTAATTATATGGTTCCAATAATATctacagaaaaatatattgtctctttaaaatgtaaaattcacgatacaatacaatttaaaatacaataataaaccCGATTGATTCTTGTCATTTTGACAGTTTTCTTAACCTCATTGACCACGATTCACAACAAACTAACCTCATCTTCTTCCTTGTTGCCGGTACGCGAATAAGgaacaattttatctttctccaTAACGTGTTTACACACTgttgaaataatcaatttgtatcgttattatatgtaattatcaCTATATGCAATTATTTGAACTATTAtatgta
The sequence above is drawn from the Apis cerana isolate GH-2021 linkage group LG11, AcerK_1.0, whole genome shotgun sequence genome and encodes:
- the LOC107998508 gene encoding terpene synthase isoform X4 — its product is MEKDKIVPYSRTGNKEEDEILLEPYNYILQVPGKQIRATLAHAFNYWLKIKSDKLRDIGDIIQLLHNASLLIDDIQDNSVLRRGIPVAHNIYGVASTMNAANYAIFIALEKVLALNHVEGIQIYLEQLLELHRGQGMEIYWRDNYICPTEAAYKQMTIQKTGGLFNLAVRLMQLFSECKEDFVPLTSILGLYFQIRDDYCNLSSEEYVDNKGYCEDLSEGKYSFPIIHAIRSHPEDRQIINILRQRTKDIEVKRYCVKLLEKFGSFTYTRTLLEELDKKARDEIARLGGNPLLIQVLDNLKSWKHAKHSGNE
- the LOC107998508 gene encoding terpene synthase isoform X3, producing MEKDKIVPYSRTGNKEEDEILLEPYNYILQVPGKQIRATLAHAFNYWLKIKSDKLRDIGDIIQLLHNASLLIDDIQDNSVLRRGIPVAHNIYGVASTMNAANYAIFIALEKVLALNHVEGIQIYLEQLLELHRGQGMEIYWRDNYICPTEAAYKQMTIQKTGGLFNLAVRLMQLFSECKEDFVPLTSILGLYFQIRDDYCNLSSEEYVDNKGYCEDLSEGKYSFPIIHAIRSHPEDRQIITIIDKDILRQRTKDIEVKRYCVKLLEKFGSFTYTRTLLEELDKKARDEIARLGGNPLLIQVLDNLKSWKHAKHSGNE
- the LOC107998508 gene encoding terpene synthase isoform X1 — protein: MCKHVMEKDKIVPYSRTGNKEEDEILLEPYNYILQVPGKQIRATLAHAFNYWLKIKSDKLRDIGDIIQLLHNASLLIDDIQDNSVLRRGIPVAHNIYGVASTMNAANYAIFIALEKVLALNHVEGIQIYLEQLLELHRGQGMEIYWRDNYICPTEAAYKQMTIQKTGGLFNLAVRLMQLFSECKEDFVPLTSILGLYFQIRDDYCNLSSEEYVDNKGYCEDLSEGKYSFPIIHAIRSHPEDRQIITIIDKDILRQRTKDIEVKRYCVKLLEKFGSFTYTRTLLEELDKKARDEIARLGGNPLLIQVLDNLKSWKHAKHSGNE
- the LOC107998508 gene encoding terpene synthase isoform X2, with amino-acid sequence MCKHVMEKDKIVPYSRTGNKEEDEILLEPYNYILQVPGKQIRATLAHAFNYWLKIKSDKLRDIGDIIQLLHNASLLIDDIQDNSVLRRGIPVAHNIYGVASTMNAANYAIFIALEKVLALNHVEGIQIYLEQLLELHRGQGMEIYWRDNYICPTEAAYKQMTIQKTGGLFNLAVRLMQLFSECKEDFVPLTSILGLYFQIRDDYCNLSSEEYVDNKGYCEDLSEGKYSFPIIHAIRSHPEDRQIINILRQRTKDIEVKRYCVKLLEKFGSFTYTRTLLEELDKKARDEIARLGGNPLLIQVLDNLKSWKHAKHSGNE
- the LOC107998508 gene encoding terpene synthase isoform X5; this encodes MCKHVMEKDKIVPYSRTGNKEEDEILLEPYNYILQVPGKQIRATLAHAFNYWLKIKSDKLRDIGDIIQLLHNASLLIDDIQDNSVLRRGIPVAHNIYGVASTMNAANYAIFIALEKVLALNHVEGIQIYLEQLLELHRGQGMEIYWRDNYICPTEAAYKQMTIQKTGGLFNLAVRLMQLFSECKEDFVPLTSILGLYFQIRDDYCNLSSEEATVRIFLKENIVFLLYMLYEAIQKIDR
- the LOC107998508 gene encoding terpene synthase isoform X6, which gives rise to MEKDKIVPYSRTGNKEEDEILLEPYNYILQVPGKQIRATLAHAFNYWLKIKSDKLRDIGDIIQLLHNASLLIDDIQDNSVLRRGIPVAHNIYGVASTMNAANYAIFIALEKVLALNHVEGIQIYLEQLLELHRGQGMEIYWRDNYICPTEAAYKQMTIQKTGGLFNLAVRLMQLFSECKEDFVPLTSILGLYFQIRDDYCNLSSEEATVRIFLKENIVFLLYMLYEAIQKIDR